From Gigantopelta aegis isolate Gae_Host unplaced genomic scaffold, Gae_host_genome ctg2878_pilon_pilon, whole genome shotgun sequence, one genomic window encodes:
- the LOC121391722 gene encoding uncharacterized protein LOC121391722 — protein sequence MAQDPTILRKRRGVVRASITRLFTRLKDLESKADQPTTLDLARQMSQKLESLDSDFKLHHYALIDLIDDTESMLKEQDILDGHDDEMATLSTRIKRLIAVCDSSSEFGPRKIASRKLVRLERNLFTINERIGSLSGGPDDVCLLHQYEEQLRDLKVELKDICSVLLSLGVEESDQLYTSQTQLDKELFDCSLKIKRLLFPSGQTLDSTPPSLDSKGVKLPKLDVPKFDGNIINWRTFWEQFSISIHSRSGLSDAEKLVYLRHSLKDGTVKGVIEGLSRSGDCYSEAIESLKARYDRPRLIHQTHVRMILEATSLRDGTGKELRRLHDVVQQHLRALKAMEYEPSGSFITSVLELKLDTNTMFEWQKYSQDSIDVPHYQRLLEFINLRAQASEASVSDHKRASRVEDHSVKKGSNAGKSITSFTASTVNSTGHNCVICKSHKHPLYACLQFKSLPHDEMVSTLKSHHLCMNCLRPGHFVKECTSVHRCRKCQKPHHTLLHLEHKDIASTSTGTTSTSQSVVSNTATGLSSKSLLMTCRVLVDAPDGSSVEARAILDSASSASFVLERLSQSLRLPRSRQGVQISGIAGLSHNSPHQAVTSLTISSVRSPSKKFKVTAVVVPRVTCDLPLHPISFDLKWRHLQGIPLADPDFGLPRRIDILLGVDIFVEILRQGRRTGAPGSPSAFETEFGWVLAGKLDVNASNHSIVSHYVSVVTGDDLLRKFWEIEECPNDQSYLTPEERLVVQHFKDNHSRSEDGRFIVPLPKKPHAKSLGESRSQAVRRFLSLERSLHAKEQFDEFDSVMNEYFEKGHAELVPLDDLEKSSQDVFYLPMHAVKKESSTTTKIRVVFDASAKSSTGVSLNDILLVGPTIHPPLLDVLLSFSFTPCGSCC from the coding sequence ATGGCTCAAGATCCAACTATACTTAGGAAGAGACGAGGTGTCGTTCGTGCGTCGATAACTCGACTTTTCACTCGTCTGAAGGATTTGGAGAGCAAGGCTGATCAGCCCACTACTCTTGATCTCGCACGACAGATGTCGCAGAAGCTGGAGAGTCTAGACTCCGATTTCAAGCTTCATCACTATGCACTCATCGATCTCATCGACGACACTGAAAGTATGCTCAAAGAGCAGGACATTCTAGATGGACATGATGACGAGATGGCCACATTGTCCACTCGTATTAAACGGCTAATTGCAGTCTGTGATTCCTCCTCCGAATTTGGTCCTCGTAAGATAGCCTCTCGAAAGTTAGTTCGCCTTGAAAGAAATTTATTTACTATAAACGAAAGAATTGGTTCCTTGTCTGGAGGACCTGATGATGTTTGTCTTCTTCATCAATATGAAGAGCAACTTCGTGATCTCAAGGTTGAATTGAAAGATATCTGTAGTGTTCTTCTGTCCCTTGGTGTAGAGGAATCCGATCAGCTCTATACCTCACAAACACAACTTGATAAAGAGCTGTTTGACTGCTCTCTTAAAATCAAGAGGTTGCTATTTCCGTCTGGTCAAACTCTTGACTCAACTCCACCCTCACTCGATAGCAAGGGAGTTAAGCTGCCCAAATTGGACGTACCTAAGTTTGATGGGAACATCATAAACTGGAGGACCTTTTGGGAGCAATTCTCTATTTCAATTCATAGCCGATCTGGTTTGTCTGATGCAGAGAAACTGGTGTATCTCCGACATTCGCTTAAGGATGGTACAGTAAAGGGTGTCATTGAAGGTCTGTCTCGATCTGGTGATTGCTATTCTGAAGCCATTGAAAGCCTGAAGGCACGTTATGATCGCCCACGGCTTATTCACCAGACACACGTTCGTATGATCCTTGAGGCCACTTCTCTCAGAGATGGAACTGGAAAAGAACTCCGCCGACTCCATGATGTCGTTCAACAACATCTCCGAGCTCTCAAGGCAATGGAGTATGAGCCATCTGGTTCCTTTATCACATCTGTGCTTGAGCTCAAACTAGATACTAATACCATGTTTGAGTGGCAAAAGTACAGTCAAGACTCAATCGATGTGCCTCACTACCAGAGACTCCTTGAGTTCATTAACCTACGTGCCCAAGCATCTGAAGCTTCAGTCTCAGACCATAAGAGAGCCTCTCGAGTTGAAGATCACTCAGTGAAGAAGGGTTCTAATGCTGGAAAGTCAATAACCTCGTTTACAGCCAGTACTGTGAATTCTACAGGCCACAACTGTGTCATTTGTAAGTCTCACAAACACCCTCTATATGCATGTCTGCAATTCAAGTCACTACCTCACGATGAGATGGTCTCTACATTGAAGTCACACCACCTTTGCATGAATTGTCTCCGACCAGGGCATTTTGTGAAGGAGTGCACGTCTGTGCATCGATGCAGGAAATGTCAGAAGCCACATCATACCTTGTTACACTTGGAACACAAGGATATTGCATCAACTTCCACTGGTACCACTAGTACTTCTCAATCTGTTGTGTCGAATACTGCCACTGGACTTTCTTCCAAATCTTTGCTCATGACCTGTCGTGTTTTGGTTGATGCTCCTGATGGTTCCTCCGTGGAAGCTAGAGCCATTCTTGACTCTGCCTCGTCAGCCTCCTTTGTATTGGAGCGTTTGTCTCAAAGTCTGCGTCTTCCACGCTCCCGACAAGGTGTGCAAATCTCAGGCATTGCTGGTCTCTCTCACAACTCTCCTCACCAAGCCGTCACTAGTCTCACTATATCCTCTGTTCGGTCTCCTTCAAAGAAATTCAAGGTGACAGCTGTTGTTGTACCTCGTGTGACGTGTGACCTGCCACTTCACCCCATTTCTTTTGATTTGAAGTGGAGACATTTGCAGGGCATTCCCCTAGCAGACCCAGACTTTGGTCTCCCCAGAAGAATAGACATACTTTTGGGAGTTGACATCTTTGTTGAAATTCTACGTCAGGGCCGGCGGACCGGTGCTCCTGGCTCTCCGTCTGCCTTTGAGACAGAATTTGGTTGGGTTCTCGCTGGAAAGCTCGATGTCAATGCCTCAAATCACTCCATTGTCTCTCATTATGTCTCCGTTGTCACTGGAGATGATCTGTTGCGAAAGTTCTGGGAGATTGAGGAATGTCCAAATGATCAATCCTATCTCACTCCAGAAGAGCGATTAGTTGTGCAACACTTCAAAGACAATCACTCACGATCAGAAGATGGTCGTTTCATTGTTCCTCTGCCCAAGAAACCACATGCTAAGTCATTGGGTGAATCCAGATCTCAGGCTGTGAGAAGATTCCTCTCATTGGAGCGATCTCTACATGCCAAGGAGCAGTTTGATGAGTTTGATTCTGTGATGAATGAGTATTTTGAGAAGGGCCACGCTGAACTAGTTCCCTTGGATGATCTGGAGAAGTCTTCACAAGACGTTTTCTATCTTCCCATGCATGCAGTCAAAAAGGAGTCGAGCACAACTACAAAGATCAGAGTTGTGTTTGACGCATCAGCCAAGTCTTCTACTGGAGTCTCCCTAAACGATATATTGTTGGTTGGACCTACCATTCACCCACCTCTCCTTGATGTACTACTTTCGTTTTCGTTTACACCGTGTGGCTCTTGTTGCTGA